The Pochonia chlamydosporia 170 chromosome Unknown PCv3seq00016, whole genome shotgun sequence genome contains a region encoding:
- a CDS encoding restless-like transposase (similar to Metarhizium robertsii ARSEF 23 XP_007816583.1): protein MSASEFLESSPISIDDVPIDFELPVPSTPASSAESSLTPFSPPPTTLPTPDKYDTRLWGHFPGWVWSERSKDNYSWAWEYGYDIQHDDERRWVCKPCIQKNDPRPKNFVAIGLQNALNHLYKDHGISAPDNKTKSGLQKKAEEKPGSKRPRSIVDIWKLDPLRPREQAIANSMIRGFNRNHFQRLLIEWIVDTNQPFSSKITNANISDTTVRALINSEFKKHKARVIEALRKSPGLIHVSFDGWRARNRHSLYGIVCFFRDENSKPHKVALGVPEVRRHSGNNIATEVLYTIEAFGIEENIGYFTLDNAENNDTALEAIGKKLGFNGARRRGRCFGHIVNLSAKALLFGKDTDAFEEQLSGAEALSEAEYELWRQKGPVGKLHNFVVDVDRSDRLTYLLKELQEYDISMSDDPKIRSKSPVSVVLDNDTRWLSQLYMIRRALRLRRYFELLVAKFRIQWEEENTSKRTGQLKKSAVRPRILRDENQLTANDWSVLQHFATILGYYEDAVKTLEGDGLIRKRKRGYTGSYGNVWDVINGFEFLLGKLEKYKAMAKDFPDPEQFRIGINMAWEKLDKYYTILDTTPIYYTALALHPAYRWGWFEQAWVHKPDWIRSAKRIVQEVWDESYRDFHIVVASNDEPVAKRQKQYYNAFEEHCEQSRIDSIQTEPLLDDDTIGDEYERWQSSHESTDKTVRDPIAYWHEKRLQYPRLSRMALDFVTIQSMSAECERMFSAAGQMVVPQRCNLQAQTVGMCQVLRSWFRAGIINDLDPLFLSIIEEKKELEGIHLNDDEFRRRELSWLAAAAKTAGH, encoded by the exons atgagcgcttcggaattcctagaatcgtccccaatttctatcgatgatgtcccaattgacttcgaactcccagtgccttccacgcctgcttcttctgccgagagctcattgacgccgttctccccgccgccgacgacattgcccactcctgataagtacgatacgcgtctttggggacattttccgggttgggtatggtcagaaagaagcaaagacaactactcatgggcttgggaatatggatacgacatacaacatgacgacgagcgcagatgggtctgcaagccgtgtattcagaagaacgaccccagacctaagaatttcgttgctattggccttcagaatgcgctgaatcacttatacaaggatcacggaatatctgcaccagataacaagacaaagtccggcttgcaaaagaaagccgaggagaagccagggagcaagaggccaagatcgattgtggatatatggaagctcgaccctttaagacctcgagaacaggcgattgccaactctatgatacgcggatttaatcgaaatcactttcaacgtctcctgatcgagtggatagtcgacacgaatcagccctttagt tcaaagatcacgaacgccaacatctctgataccacagttcgcgcgctcatcaactccgaatttaaaaagcacaaggcgcgcgtcattgaagccctgcgaaagagccccggcttaatacacgtcagctttgacggatggagggcgcggaatcgacactcgttatacggtatcgtgtgcttcttcagggacgagaatagcaagccccacaaggtcgctctgggggtccccgaagtccgcagacattcggggaacaacattgcaacagaagtcctttataccatcgaggcttttggcatcgaggagaatattgggtattttacccttgacaatgccgagaacaacgacacagcacttgaggctattggcaaaaagctcggcttcaatggcgctcgaaggcgaggccgctgcttcggccatatagtcaatctgtctgcgaaggcactactgttcgggaaggatacagacgcgttcgaagaacaactttctggtgcagaagcgctgtctgaagccgaatacgaactttggcgacagaaagggccggttgggaagctccataatttcgtcgtggatgttgatcgatcggacagactgacatacctgttgaaagaacttcaagagtacgacatatccatgtcggacgatccgaaaatacggtcaaaaagccccgtctcggtagtgctagataacgatacgcgctggctttcccagctctatatgatccgccgcgccttgagacttcgaaggtacttcgaactgctagtcgcgaagttccgaatccaatgggaggaggagaatacatcaaaaagaactggccagttgaaaaagtcggctgtccggcctcgaatccttagagacgagaaccaacttacggccaacgattggtctgtacttcaacacttcgcgacgatccttggatactatgaagatgcagtcaagactctagaaggcgacggtttaatcaggaaacgcaagaggggttatactggttcatatgggaacgtttgggatgtgatcaatgggtttgaattcctgcttggcaagctcgaaaaatataaggcgatggcaaaagattttcctgaccccgaacagttcaggatcggcataaatatggcctgggagaaattagacaagtattacactattctcgacacaacaccgatatattataccgccctcgcactccacccggcatacagatggggatggttcgagcaggcctgggtacataagcccgactggatcagatctgcaaaaaggatagttcaagaagtgtgggacgagtcctatcgagatttccatattgtggtggcctcaaatgacgagcctgttgcaaaacgacagaagcaatactacaatgccttcgaagagcattgcgaacagtcccgtatcgactccatacagacagagcctctactggacgacgacacgattggcgacgaatacgaacgatggcaatcgagccatgagagcaccgacaagactgtgcgagatccgatagcgtattggcatgagaagcgcctgcaataccctcgtctctcccgaatggccctcgactttgtcacaatacaatcaatgtctgcagaatgtgagaggatgttctcggcagcagggcagatggttgttccccaacggtgcaatcttcaggcgcaaacagttgggatgtgtcaggtattgaggtcgtggtttcgggcaggcattatcaacgacctagatccgttatttctctcgatcatagaggagaagaaagagctcgagggcatccatcttaatgatgatgagttcagaagacgggagctatcgtggctcgctgccgcggcgaaaacagctggccattga
- a CDS encoding transposase-like protein (similar to Beauveria bassiana ARSEF 2860 XP_008602358.1) produces the protein MSSIADLSEAASLTRSGSFSDDSDLNMTPPSLASSPSSILSVSRQRTSPIWRYCRVEDGKLLPAAWIDSKGTKWWHCQPCFERKRDKRYNYSGGSSTIVHHLRREHNIVIPGKEEVRRGRTRNRLGDITTFLAQETMHSSKTRKATQEADALDQATTRELYCRYTIACSLPFSHIEQPAFRDFIRYICPAADDILPMSGTTVKNDLQKAYEEKKEVVKRALQNALSSIHIVPDDWTSPNCLGVIGFTVQFVTEDHGLQSLVVRIKELDGQHSDENMAEAIMEFIREYGIASKVGYFMMDNASNMNTMLDKISDDLEHEFDVFYDPLPHRLRCVGHIICLAVMEFLLGKRPPTTGFYCGPSEEEVENWRKRGAIGKLHNIVVYITWTPQRLQTFTTLSDGLRLRRGNDTRWNSWYKMVEWALRPKIRQAVTIFCAQEPALQDDTLAPPDWLTLAEIHKFLEPFHDATVANEGIGDSISDVLPTMDYLLHHIEAAKKATALPHLATMMETAWAKWPTVMN, from the coding sequence ATGTCGTCCATTGCAGACCTCTCAGAGGCAGCGAGTCTTACGAGAAGCGGCAGTTTCTCGGATGATTCCGATCTCAACATGACTCCGCCGTCGCTGGCATCGTCTCCTTCCTCGATTCTCAGTGTGTCACGTCAGAGGACGTCGCCCATTTGGCGTTACTGTCGGGTAGAGGATGGAAAGCTACTGCCAGCAGCCTGGATAGATTCTAAAGGGACGAAATGGTGGCATTGCCAGCCCTGCTTCGAAAGGAAACGTGACAAAAGATACAATTATTCTGGTGGGTCATCAACTATTGTTCACCATTTGCGTAGGGAGCACAACATCGTCATACCTGGAAAAGAGGAAGTCAGGAGGGGAAGGACACGGAATCGCCTGGGAGACATCACTACCTTCCTTGCGCAAGAAACTATGCACTCAAGCAAAACACGTAAGGCTACACAAGAGGCAGATGCACTTGATCAGGCGACTACACGCGAGCTGTATTGTCGTTACACCATCGCCTGCAGCCTTCCCTTTTCTCACATCGAGCAGCCTGCCTTCCGCGACTTCATACGGTATATCTGTCCTGCTGCAGATGACATCCTTCCCATGTCTGGCACTACAGTCAAAAACGACCTGCAGAAGGCGtacgaggagaagaaggaggtcgTAAAGAGAGCACTGCAGAATGCCCTCTCATCTATTCACATTGTGCCCGACGATTGGACGTCGCCGAATTGTCTGGGCGTAATCGGATTCACAGTTCAATTCGTTACCGAGGATCATGGCCTGCAGTCCTTGGTGGTAAGGATCAAAGAACTGGACGGACAACACAGCGATGAGAACATGGCAGAAGCAATCATGGAGTTCATACGAGAATATGGCATAGCGTCAAAGGTTGGGTATTTCATGATGGATAACGCGAGCAACATGAATACAATGCTTGACAAAATCTCGGACGACTTGGAGCATGAGTTTGATGTTTTCTACGATCCCCTTCCTCACCGGCTGCGCTGTGTTGGTCACATCATCTGCCTAGCCGTGATGGAGTTCCTCCTTGGAAAGCGACCCCCCACAACGGGCTTTTATTGCGGGCCATctgaggaggaagttgaaaaCTGGAGAAAACGGGGGGCAATAGGAAAACTACACAATATTGTAGTATACATCACTTGGACGCCACAGAGGCTTCAAACTTTTACCACCCTCAGCGACGGTCTCAGATTACGGCGTGGCAACGACACTCGCTGGAATTCGTGGTATAAAATGGTTGAATGGGCCCTTAGACCCAAAATACGGCAAGCGGTGACCATATTTTGTGCACAAGAGCCGGCTCTTCAAGATGATACGCTGGCTCCACCTGACTGGTTAACCTTGGCCGAGATTCACAAGTTCCTCGAGCCTTTTCACGATGCCACAGTGGCAAACGAAGGTATTGGGGACTCGATCTCGGACGTCCTACCTACCATGGACTACCTTCTCCATCACATTGAggcggccaagaaggccaCTGCCCTTCCCCATTTGGCTACAATGATGGAGACCGCCTGGGCCAAATGGCCGACTGTTATGAATTGA
- a CDS encoding ribonuclease H-like protein (similar to Metarhizium robertsii ARSEF 23 XP_007826685.2), translating to MERTWEDKLEWIEKAKERVGQLWRETYKSTSSCPSLRSSPPQDCTTKRPNGYKMWMKEQKSTIFNKDDDEYEVYCREPVMTVSDPLKWWLEPAQRRRFPNLSLMAIDILSIPPMSTETERLFSKAKLTVTDLRGSMNVDTLNLVECLRSWDRSALIMPSDVSNNIFRETPTSSNCGSSAAM from the coding sequence ATGGAAAGAACTTGGGAGGATAAGCTCGAGTGGATTGAGAAAGCCAAAGAGAGAGTAGGGCAGCTGTGGAGGGAGACGTACAAATCTACAAGTTCCTGCCCCAGTCTTCGATCAAGCCCACCGCAAGATTGCACCACAAAGCGACCAAACGGGTACAAGATGTGGATGAAAGAGCAGAAGTCCACGATATTTAacaaagatgacgacgaatACGAAGTGTATTGTCGCGAACCTGTGATGACGGTATCGGATCCCTTGAAATGGTGGCTAGAACCAGCCCAGAGGAGACGGTTTCCCAACTTGTCATTAATGGCCATCGACATTCTGTCAATCCCGCCTATGTCTACAGAAACAGAGCGTCTCTTTTCTAAAGCAAAACTCACAGTGACCGATCTTCGAGGATCTATGAACGTTGACACTCTGAATCTCGTGGAATGTTTGCGCTCCTGGGACCGGAGCGCTTTGATAATGCCTTCCGACGTAAGTAATAACATATTTCGCGAGACACCCACTTCATCTAACTGTGGATCTAGTGCTGCTATGTAG
- a CDS encoding DDE superfamily endonuclease, CENP-B-like protein (similar to Metarhizium robertsii ARSEF 23 XP_007816558.2) produces MVWQLDRVPTEFSHTFEELPCIREADVDNYDLAEQNEPEMFPTWDDNVDFEPPLRPTESIDMVDLVGPRSSPVANNPPEANGARYAAEPHDSSNDHPLPVQSEAPLPPTVLAHFLSVLFTTTDPFQALLELGRQAPSASRDLIDALEYHDVRAPSEDTLSSLSITEELDHVASALESEGPLPNILGTESIGESLIRYSPEKLRYLYTGIGGTEDSRPQSRIDVLKDGPINYDVHYEFDVDSIVLLSEHLDVFQQSILWYPAQVSLGPLTTDLHLKPGRVEFHDSHGRFHQHRQRQPYPTPISLLKREFWTLFWAAFEASFSPENIASGRRRTGLLPFDPEVVLSQIAKIEEEDPDTGSDTADSIALQKPTARELRRLVDNVVDKSRDSGSGARKLKSTLGSLQAEVELLRSENQGLRETIIHEKQRRQRGKALKDYLFDRTDPNSAQVFSPAKIAQARLKKAVIEAKKQEEALQRETEKTQRQQKAAAQKAQVLERRRQRNEERE; encoded by the exons ATGGTGTGGCAGCTCGATCGTGTGCCTACGGAATTCAGTCACACGTTTGAGGAGTTACCGTGCATCAGAGAAGCGGACGTCGATAATTATGACTTGGCTGAACAGAATGAGCCTGAGATGTTCCCAACTTGGGACGATAATGTCGATTTCGAACCGCCTCTACGGCCGACCGAGTCCATCGACATGGTAGATCTTGTGGGGCCGAGGTCTTCACCCGTTGCAAATAACCCTCCGGAAGCTAATGGCGCTAGATATGCGGCGGAGCCTCACGATTCCAGCAACGATCACCCCCTTCCCGTTCAGTCTGAGGCGCCACTGCCGCCCACTGTATTGGCACACTTTCTGTCTGTTTTGTTCACGACAACCGACCCCTTTCAAGCACTCTTGGAGTTAGGGCGCCAAGCCCCTTCCGCCTCTCGTGATCTGATTGACGCTCTCGAATATCATGACGTCAGAGCTCCGTCAGAGGATACTTTGAGCAGTTTATCCATTACTGAAGAGCTTGATCATGTTGCGTCCGCACTTGAGTCTGAAGGGCCATTACCAAATATCCTTGGTACTGAATCTATTGGCGAATCTCTAATAAGATACTCACCTGAAAAGTTACGATATCTTTACACTGGAATTGGTGGAACGGAGGATTCACGTCCTCAGTCTCGAATTGATGTCCTCAAGGATGGCCCTATCAATTACGATGTTCACTATGAGTTTGACGTTGATAGCATTGTCTTGCTAAGCGAGCATCTAGATGTGTTCCAGCAGAGCATTCTCTGGTATCCTGCACAGGTCTCTCTTGGCCCGCTAACCACTGACCTGCACCTCAAGCCTGGTCGGGTGGAATTCCACGATAGCCATGGCCGATTTCATCAACA TCGACAGAGGCAACCTTATCCGACACCCATTAGTCTATTGAAGCGTGAGTTTTGGACCCTATTTTGGGCTGCTTTTGAAGCTTCCTTCTCACCCGAGAACATCGCCAGTGGGCGGAGACGGACGGGTCTCCTCCCTTTTGATCCAGAAGTCGTCCTATCACAGatcgccaagattgaagaagaggaccCAGATACAGGCAGTGACACGGCAGACTCTATAGCCCTGCAGAAGCCTACTGCCCGGGAACTACGGCGACTGGTTGACAATGTAGTCGATAAATCAAGGGATTCTGGCTCTGGTGCTCGAAAGCTAAAGAGTACGCTCGGAAGCCTTCAAGCGGAGGTTGAGCTGCTCAGATCTGAGAACCAAGGACTCCGTGAAACAATTATTCATGAGAAACAGCGCAGACAACGTGGTAAAGCTCTGAAAGATTACCTCTTTGATCGTACGGACCCTAACTCTGCCCAGGTATTTAGCCCGGCAAAAATCGCACAAGCACGTTTAAAGAAAGCCGTGATagaggccaagaagcaagaggaggctcttcagaGGGAAACGGAAAAGACTCAACGGCAACAGaaggcggcggcgcaaaAAGCACAGGTCTTAGagaggcggcggcaacgaAATGAAGAAAGGGAATGA